A genomic segment from Micropterus dolomieu isolate WLL.071019.BEF.003 ecotype Adirondacks linkage group LG03, ASM2129224v1, whole genome shotgun sequence encodes:
- the mlf2 gene encoding myeloid leukemia factor 2: MFRFLNDVDDDPYMMDPFAAHRQQMRVLFGPFGMDPFALAPQIQPPRAPRRQANQLTPFGMMGMGGGFMDMFGMMGEMMGNVERMSGSPNCQTFSSSTVISYSSSDLGAPEVYQQTSETRTGPGGIRETRQSMRDSESGLERLAIGHHIGDRAHIMERSRNRRTGDREERQDFINLDETDAAAFDEEWRREAGRYVPPTARALEYGRDRRAGGQQLALTAPPSSTTPPGHRHESPRHRQPHTRPRYDW; the protein is encoded by the exons ATGTTTCGGTTCCTGAATGACGTTGATGACGACCCCTACATGAT GGATCCATTTGCAGCTCACAGGCAGCAGATGAGGGTTCTGTTTGGACCATTTGGCATGGACCCCTTTGCCCTCGCCCCCCAGATACAGCCACCCCGCGCACCACGCAGACAG GCTAATCAGCTGACCCCCTTTGGCATGATGGGAATG GGTGGAGGGTTCATGGATATGTTTGGCATGATGGGAGAAATGATGGGAAATGTG GAAAGAATGTCCGGTTCACCAAACTGTCAGACGTTTTCCTCGTCGACAGTTATCTCCTACTCCTCTTCAGATTTAGGGGCTCCTGAAGTTTATCAGCAGACCAGTGAAACGAGAACAGGCCCCGGAGGG ATCCGTGAGACGCGGCAGTCAATGAGGGACAGTGAGAGCGGCCTCGAGCGTCTCGCCATCGGCCACCACATTGGGGATCGTGCACACATAATGGAGCGTTCACGAAATCGCCGCACTGGAGACCGCGAGGAACGACAAGACTTCATTAACCTTGATGAGA CTGACGCTGCAGCATTCGATGAGGAGTGGAGGAGGGAGGCAGGAAGATACGTTCCCCCGACTGCCCGGGCACTGGAGTATGGCCGGGATCGACGGGCAGGAGGCCAGCAGCTGGCCCTTACTGCCCCTCCCAGCTCAACGACCCCACCGGGCCATCGGCACGAGTCCCCCAGACACCGCCAGCCCCACACCCGTCCACGTTATGACTGGTGA